The following proteins are encoded in a genomic region of Coffea eugenioides isolate CCC68of chromosome 6, Ceug_1.0, whole genome shotgun sequence:
- the LOC113773208 gene encoding 1-acyl-sn-glycerol-3-phosphate acyltransferase 1, chloroplastic-like isoform X1, which produces MVVSYLSSSSKFANFQFHPSPPLHHFRQKPAGFFLCTSVRPKSNAHDRFRFGLFPLKHSTWRISNIYDFTSKRRCAHASRLSFCPVEKFCGVYDECVSDRCKLSRCIIRSDISASGSATASYPLSESQAISKFRGICFYAVTSFVAIFLFVLMVVAHPFVLLFDKYRRKAQHLIAKVWALLTISPFLKMEFEGLHNLPAKDAPAVYVSNHQSFLDIYTLLTLGKSFKFISKTSIFLFPIIGWAMYFLGTIPLKRLDSRSQLDCLKRCMDLVKKGASVFFFPEGTRSKDGKLGTFKKGAFSVAVKTGVPVIPVTLIGTGKIMPAGMEGRLNPGGIKVVIHPPIEGKDPDFLCSEARKKIADVLIREGYET; this is translated from the exons ATGGTAGTCTCATACCTGTCTTCCTCATCCAAGTTCGCTAATTTCCAGTTCCATCCTTCCCCTCCACTCCACCATTTCC gTCAAAAACCAGCTGGGTTTTTCCTCTGCACCTCTGTTCGCCCT AAGTCAAATGCTCATGATAGATTCCGCTTTggtctttttcctctcaaacaTTCTACTTGGAGAATTTCAAACATAT ATGATTTTACAAGTAAAAGAAGGTGTGCTCATGCATCTCGGTTATCTTTTTGCCCTGTCGAGAAGTTTTGTGGAGTATATGATGAATGTGTTTCAGATAGGTGTAAATTGTCAAGATGCATCATTAGATCTGATATTTCTGCCAGTGGTTCTGCTACTGCTTCCTATCCACTATCAG AATCTCAAGCAATCTCAAAATTCAGAGGAATTTGCTTTTATGCTGTAACTTCTTTTGTTGCCATTTTTTTGTTTGTGCTGATGGTGGTTGCACATCCTTTTGTGCTCTTATTTGATAAGTATCGTCGTAAAGCACAGCACCTCATTGCTAAAGTCTGGGCACTCTTGACTATTTCTCCGTTTTTGAAGATGGAATTCGAGGGTTTGCATAATCTTCCTGCCAAGGATGCTCCTGCTGTATATGTGTCCAATCATCAGAGTTTTTTAGACATATATACTCTGCTTACTCTTGGGAAAAGCTTCAAATTTATAAGCAAAACttctatttttctctttccCATTATTGGATGGGCAATGTATTTCCTGGGCACTATTCCTTTGAAGCGCTTGGACAGCAGAAGTCAACTG GATTGTCTTAAGAGATGCATGGATCTTGTTAAGAAAGGAGCAtctgttttcttctttcctGAGGGAACTCGGAGTAAGGACGGGAAATTAGGCACTTTTAAG AAAGGTGCATTCAGTGTTGCTGTGAAAACTGGAGTGCCCGTGATTCCAGTTACTCTTATTGGAACAGGCAAGATAATGCCTGCAGGAATGGAGGGTCGACTAAACCCAGGAGGAATTAAAGTTGTCATTCACCCACCCATCGAAGGAAAGGATCCTGATTTCTTGTGCAGTGAGGCCAGAAAGAAGATTGCAGATGTGCTAATTCGTGAAGGTTATGAAACTTAA
- the LOC113773208 gene encoding 1-acyl-sn-glycerol-3-phosphate acyltransferase 1, chloroplastic-like isoform X2, with product MVVSYLSSSSKFANFQFHPSPPLHHFRQKPAGFFLCTSVRPKSNAHDRFRFGLFPLKHSTWRISNIYDFTSKRRCAHASRLSFCPVEKFCGVYDECVSDRCKLSRCIIRSDISASGSATASYPLSESQAISKFRGICFYAVTSFVAIFLFVLMVVAHPFVLLFDKYRRKAQHLIAKVWALLTISPFLKMEFEGLHNLPAKDAPAVYVSNHQSFLDIYTLLTLGKSFKFISKTSIFLFPIIGWAMYFLGTIPLKRLDSRSQLDCLKRCMDLVKKGASVFFFPEGTRSKDGKLGTFKSQVCKHSEL from the exons ATGGTAGTCTCATACCTGTCTTCCTCATCCAAGTTCGCTAATTTCCAGTTCCATCCTTCCCCTCCACTCCACCATTTCC gTCAAAAACCAGCTGGGTTTTTCCTCTGCACCTCTGTTCGCCCT AAGTCAAATGCTCATGATAGATTCCGCTTTggtctttttcctctcaaacaTTCTACTTGGAGAATTTCAAACATAT ATGATTTTACAAGTAAAAGAAGGTGTGCTCATGCATCTCGGTTATCTTTTTGCCCTGTCGAGAAGTTTTGTGGAGTATATGATGAATGTGTTTCAGATAGGTGTAAATTGTCAAGATGCATCATTAGATCTGATATTTCTGCCAGTGGTTCTGCTACTGCTTCCTATCCACTATCAG AATCTCAAGCAATCTCAAAATTCAGAGGAATTTGCTTTTATGCTGTAACTTCTTTTGTTGCCATTTTTTTGTTTGTGCTGATGGTGGTTGCACATCCTTTTGTGCTCTTATTTGATAAGTATCGTCGTAAAGCACAGCACCTCATTGCTAAAGTCTGGGCACTCTTGACTATTTCTCCGTTTTTGAAGATGGAATTCGAGGGTTTGCATAATCTTCCTGCCAAGGATGCTCCTGCTGTATATGTGTCCAATCATCAGAGTTTTTTAGACATATATACTCTGCTTACTCTTGGGAAAAGCTTCAAATTTATAAGCAAAACttctatttttctctttccCATTATTGGATGGGCAATGTATTTCCTGGGCACTATTCCTTTGAAGCGCTTGGACAGCAGAAGTCAACTG GATTGTCTTAAGAGATGCATGGATCTTGTTAAGAAAGGAGCAtctgttttcttctttcctGAGGGAACTCGGAGTAAGGACGGGAAATTAGGCACTTTTAAG TCTCAGGTATGCAAACATTCCGAGCTATAA